The following nucleotide sequence is from Microbulbifer sp. A4B17.
GTTAGCCGCGCCTTTCTACTTTCTCGGCCGTTTCACGGATAACAAATTCAGCTTCGCTCTGGCTTTTGCCGCTCTATGGTTTATCAGTGAATGGCTGCGCAGCTGGGCCTTCACCGGTTTCCCCTGGCTCTTCGCCGGTTATGGCCACACAGAGACCTGGCTATCGGGCTGGGCACCGGTGCTGAGTGTCTATGGCATAGGCCTGCTATTAGCTTTTACCGGTGCAGTGCTGGCCCTGGTTGTCAGCGGCCGCCTGTCACCAATCAAGCGCCGAAGCCATATCGCTCTGCTCTCTGCGGCACTGGTGCCCTGGCCAATTGGAGCTGTGCTCTCCCAGGTGGAGTGGACCTCTCCTATGGGCCGCCTTATCAGTGTTGGACTGGTACAAGCCAATATTCCCCAGGAAAAGAAATGGCTGCCGGAGTTTCGCGGGGAGACTATCAGCCGCTACCAGGAGGGCACTCGCGTCCTCAGCGATCAGGACGTAGACGTTATTATCTGGCCCGAAGCCGCCCTGCCCATGCTCTATGGGCAGGCCCCCAACCTGATGCAGGCCCTGCAACGCAATGCTGAGAGCACCGATATCGATTTGATCACCGGTATTCTTTATGACACACGGGACCCGGCACAGGGGGGGAGAAGTATTCACAACTCCGCAGCAGTATTTGGGCGGAGCCCCAGCGTGTACCACAAGCGCCACCTGGTCCCCTTCGGTGAGTATGTACCGCTGGAGGATTTTATTCGGGGCACTATCGAGTTTTTTAACCTGCCCACCTCTTTTATCCGTTCAGGACCCGATGAGCAGTCTCCGCTCAATGCTGCGGGCGCAAGCTGGGCGCCGCTTATCTGTTATGAAATCGTCTACCCCAGACTGGTTGCCGACTCAGCACTGGCATCCCAGATCCTCCTGACCATTAGCAACGATGCCTGGTTCGGAACCTCCATTGGCCCTCTGCAGCATATGCAAATGGCACAGATGCGCGCACTGGAAACTGGTCGCTACCTGGTGAGAGGTACAAATACCGGGGTCACGGCGATTGTGGACCCCAAGGGGAAAATTGTTAAAGAGCTACCCCAATTTGAGCGCGCCAATATGACCGGGGACATCAGAGCTATGAGCGGCACTACCCCCTTTATGCTCGCCGGCATCTCACTGGTCTTTGCCCTGGCAGTTCCCATGCTGGCGCTGGCCCTGTTTTTACGCCGCAGGGTGGAGCCTCAATCCAGCTCTCCCCTTAGCGGCGAACTTCCCGATTAAGACCCGCCTCCCGGCCACCCCCAATAAAACCCGGGGTGGCCTATTTACAATCCCCCGCCATTGAATATCACTGCTATGCTGCATTCAGTTTTCTAGCGAAGATAAGGCAAGGTGATTCCCCAATGCATTGCTTGATTAGCGGTGGCACCGGACTTATAGGCAGGCTCTTTTGTCAGCGCTGGTTGGAGCGAGGCAATACCGTTACGGTATTAAGCCGAACCCCCGACAAGGTTCGAGATTTGTGCGGCGAATCAGCCAGTGCCTGCCGTGACCCCTCTGAGGTTAACCAGCCAGTAAACATCGTCGTAAACCTTGCCGGAGCCCCCATTTCCCGTCGCTGGACAGAGCGCTATCGCACTGAAATCCGCAGTTCACGCCTGGAGACAACAGAGAAACTGGTTCGCTGGACCCTGAGCCAGAGAGACAAGCCGACTTACTTCCTGTCCGGTTCCGCAATCGGTTATTACGGCAATCGTGGAGGGGAACTGTTAAAAGAGAACAGTGCTCCAGGAGGTGGTTTTGCGGCACAGCTATGTCGGGATTGGGAGGCAGCCACTACCCCCCTGCACCACTCCGGGGTTAAAGTGGGCATTATTCGCACTGCCATCGTTCTCTCAATGCGCGGCGGTGCCCTGCCCCAGATGCTGCCTCCATTTCGCCTGGGGCTCGGTGGCCCAATGGGCTCAGGCGAGCACTGGATGAGCTGGATACACGAAGAAGACGAAGTCGGGCTGATGTTACACGCCATAGACAATCAACTCAGCGGTCCATTCAACGGAAGCGCACCGGAACCTGTGACCAATAACAGCTTTGCCCGGATTCTGGCCAAAGAATTGCACCGGCCAGCGGTTTTTCGTTCACCCGCCTGGGCATTAAAGATGGCTTTTGGGGAGATGGCTGATGAATTGTTGTTAGCCAGTGATCGGGTCGAACCCTGTATGGCCCTGGAAACTGGCTATACCTTCCAGTTTCCAACCCTTGAGCAGGCCCTCTCAGATCTGCTCAAGGGTGACGGCGCTGCCACTAAAGCCAGCGCCTGACCTGAATAGTGTATTTAAGCGGCAACCATATCGCCCTCAAGCGCCTGAGCCAGGTAGCGGCGGCTGGATTCGCTGGTAACCAAGTCACTGTGGCACTCCATCGGTGCAGACCCAACCCACTGGGCGTGCCAGCGATACCATTGGGACTCCTCAGCTTTTGCACGAAGCTCTATAAACTCCACCTCAGCGGGTGCAAAGCCGAACTCCCGGACTATCTGCCCGGCAAAGGTTTCAAAGTTCTTACTGAGTTGGGCGCCGCTTTCACCACCGGCACACAGAAAAACCAGTGTGCGGCCATCTTGCTCAACCCGCTTGAAGCCGATCCAAACAGCCCGGTTCAACCGGTTATGTAACTGTATCGGAGAGAAAAAAAGTGGGATGCCCTTCATCATAAGGTTATCTCGATTATTGTTATGTTTCTTATCCACAGCCGCTACTCCATACAAAAAGGTAATCAATGGGTAAGTCCTGTGGCGCCAGTCATCCTAAGCCCGGTACAACTAGCAATCAAGAGCTCTCAATTATTTGGGCTCGACGCCTGATCCCTCAAATCCTGTAGGCCTCTGAGATTACATTTACCAAAAAGTTCCTTGAAGAGCCTTAACAATCTCTGATTGGCGGCAGCGGATTCCATCGGTACCACACCCGCGCCAGTACTTCCCGCCAATAGACCTGAGTCCTCAGCTGGGAGACAGCATTGGGCAGCCAGCGTCCAAGTCCACTCTGGGCCCGGGCCATCAACTCACCGGCACTTCCTATCGGCAGAGGCTGAACCTGTAAGCCAGCGCGGGAAAATATTTCCGCTGCGCGAGGCATATGCCACCAGTGAGTGGCCAGCAATACTGATTTCACGTCAGCGCTGCGCAAAATATCAGCACTATTCACTGCATTCTCTGCAGTAGTACGACTGCAATCATCACGCCAAGTAACAGGAGTGGAAAACTTCCCCTCCAACAAAGCAGCCATCAACTCGGACTCTGCCAGTTGCTCCCCGGGGTGGACCCGGCCGCCAGATACTAATATCGGCAATTCCTCTGGCGCTTGCTTGACAGCGCCCACGACTCTTTCGAGGCTCGCCGCAGAAAGCCTTTCCTTGCTCGAATACCTATCGCGGTAACGCCCCGCACCGAGAATCACAACGGCTTCGGGCCTTAAATAGGGCTGGTCGGGGGCCTTGCCTAAGCGGTTGCCAAGCCAGGATGAAAATGCCGGGGTTGCACCTAGCCAGAGCACGCAAAAGGAAATTACAGCCAGCGGCAGGGAACATTTCTCCAGCAGTGACCCTGTTGTAGAAAATCGCAACAGGAATGCAACCAACAACCCCAACAGCGGAGCAGCCGGAGGCATCAGAAGGGTAGCTGCCGCTGTATAGAGCCCATTCAATACTCGAGACCACCCTCAATCTGACGGAAGCATCCGTAGCCACACCGATGACAGGGGGTGATCTGGGTATTTGCCGGTGGCATAGCCCGGTATCCGCAGCCCAGACATTGCAACTCCTCATCCGGCCCTACGAATTCCCCCGCCAGGGCCCAGGGCTTGCCCTCTTTGATACAGCGCATTAAATTTGGCCATGCAGTTTCCGTCGGGTCTGCCGCGTCCAGTAACCAATCACCACTGCGCTCTTCCAGGGTCTTCAACTCACCACCGAGCCCTCGTATGTAATCGGCAGCCCGATGCAGGTCATCTTTTAACCAGGCGCGCAAAAAGGCCATTTTATTGGCGGTGAGATTCTCAACAGCCAGCTCACCTTCGACCAAATCCTCAAAGTCTTCACGAAACTCATTAATGAGATCGTCCTTCGGCGGCAACTTTGGTTCCTTCGTCACGGTATCCCTCCTATAATCCCGCGTTTACGCATCGTAAAAGATGCACCGGGAGCGGAACTTGATCGCGATCAATCTTTACCTATTGTGATGCGCTCACCGCCCCCAATTCACACTGAACAGTTTCCCGCTAATTTTGATCACAGAGTATAGGTCCCGAATCGATGGAAGAGCAGTACAACCCCTCCGCAGTCGAAGCTTCCGCCCAGGAATTCTGGGAGGCCGAGAAGAGCTTTGAAGTAAAGGAAGACGCCGGCAGGGAAAAGTTCTACTGCCTATCCATGTTCCCCTACCCCAGCGGCAAACTGCATATGGGACATGTGCGCAATTACACCATTACCGATGTAATTACCCGCTACCAGCGCATGCAGGGCAAAAACGTATTACACCCCATGGGCTGGGACGCTTTTGGCCTGCCCGCAGAAAACGCAGCGATCCAAAATAAGACCGCGCCAGCCAAGTGGACCTATGCCAATATCGAATACATGAAGGGCCAGTTGAAAGCCCTGGGTTTTGGTTTCGACTGGTCCCGCGAGCTGGCCACCTGCCAACCCTCTTACTACCGCTGGGAACAGTGGTTCTTCACTCGCCTCTACGAAAAAGGGCTGGTCTACAAGAAAAACTCGGCAGTGAACTGGTGCCCTCACGACCAAACCGTACTGGCTAATGAACAGGTCGAAGATGGCGCCTGCTGGCGCTGTGGCACCACCGTTGAGCGTCGCGAACTGGCCCAGTGGTTTATCAAGATCACCGATTACGCGGAAGAGCTGCTCGAAGACCTGGACAAGCTGCCCGAGTGGCCGGAGCAGGTGCGCACCATGCAGCGCAACTGGATCGGCAAGAGCCGGGGTGTAGAGCTGAGCTTCGCCCTGCCAAGGCCCGTTGCGGGTATGAACCACTTCGATGTGTACACCACCCGCCCGGATACACTGATGGGGGTTACCTATGTTTCCCTCGCTGCCGAGCACCCCATCGCCCTGGAACTTGCCGAGTCCAACCCTGAGCTCAAAGGCTTTATCGCCGAGTGCAAAAAGCAGTCCCTGTCCGAAGCCGATATGGCAACGATGGACAAGAAAGGTATGGATACCGGGCTAAAGGCGATTCACCCCATCAGCGGTGAAGAAGTCTCCATATGGGTGGCCAACTACGTACTGATGGATTACGGCTCCGGTGCAGTGATGGCGGTACCGGCGCACGACCAGCGCGACTGGGAGTTTGCGCAAAAATACCAGCTGCCCGTCACACAAGTTATCGGGGCTGCCGATGGCGAGCCTGTCGACCTGGAAAAAGAAGCTTACACAGACAAAGGCAAGCTGGTGAATTCCGGCAGTTTTGACGGCCTGGATTTTGATGGTGCCTTTACGGCTATTTCTGAAGCATTGATAGCCGCAGGCAAAGGCCGGGTAAAAACCAACTACCGCTTGCGGGACTGGGGTGTCTCACGCCAGCGCTATTGGGGCGCGCCCATTCCCATGTTCAACCTGGCAGATGGAGGGGAGATCCCGGTACCGGCCGACAAGCTGCCGATCCTGTTACCGGAAGATGTCGAACTCGACGGCGTTCAGTCACCCATCAAAGCCGACCCGGAGTGGCGCAAGGATGTGCTTAACGGTACTCCTGTAGAGCGGGAAACAGACACCTTCGATACCTTTATGGAGTCCAGCTGGTACTATGCCCGCTATACCTGCCCAGATTTTGAGGAGGGTATGCTGGATCCGGACCGCGCAAACTACTGGCTCCCCGTCGACCAGTATGTAGGTGGTATCGAACACGCTATTCTGCACCTTCTCTACGCGCGCTTCTTCCATAAGCTGATGCGGGATGAGGGGCTGGTTAATAGCGATGAGCCCTTCAAGCAGCTGCTGTGTCAGGGCATGGTGTTGGCCGAATCCTTCTATAAGGAAGAGCACGGCCACAAGACCTGGATCAACCCCGCAGATGTGGACGTCGAGCGCGATGACAAGGGCAAGCCGACCAAAGCGATTGAGCGAGCCACCGGCGAAGAGATTATTGCCGGCGGCGTGGTAAAGATGTCCAAATCCAAGAACAACGGCATAGACCCTCATGCTGCGGTTGAGGAGTACGGTGCCGATACCGTGCGCCTGTTCACCATGTTTGCCGCCCCTCCGGAGCAGACCCTTGAGTGGCACGATGCCGGTGTGGAAGGTGCGAGTCGCTTCCTGCGCAAACTCTGGAAGACCGTTCACGCCCATATTGCCGCAGGCTCCAGTGAAGCACAGATCGACCAGCAGTCCCTCAATGACAAGCAACAGCAGCTGCGCCGCAAAACCCACGAAACGATCCAGAAAGTGGGCGATGACTATGGCCGCCGCCAAACCTTTAATACCGCTATCGCTGCGGTAATGGAACTGCTGAATGAGATCGGTAAGCTGGCGGATCGCAACAGTGGTCAAGGACTGGCAGTAGAGAGAGAGGCACTGCAGGCAGCAGTTTTACTCCTGGCTCCGGTAACCCCTCATATCTGCCATCAGTTGTGGCAGGTTCTGGGTAATATCAGCGCCCTGATTGATGCACCCTGGCCGGCAGTAGATGAAAAAGCACTGGTGCGCACCTCGATTACCTTGGTAGTCCAGGTCAATGGGAAGGTGCGCGCAAAGCTGGATGCGCCCGCCGACGCAGACAAAGAGAGCCTGGAAAAGCTCGCCCTTGCCGATGAAAACGTCCAGAAATTTATCGGTGAAGCTACTGTGCGTAAAGTTATCGTAGTGCCTGGCAAATTAGTAAATATTGTCGCCAAGTAAAGACCCACAATAAGATCGCCGGGAGCTGTACTCCCGGCCCGCTTAAGTCAGCTTCCTGTAGCCGACAAGACCAAGGCAAGTAGTTTATGAAAACAATCGCAAGTCGAGTCTTTATTTTCCTTCTCGCTATCACCATTGCCGGTTGTGGCTGGCATCTAAGAGGCGCACCTAAAAACTTTCCTCCTGGAAGCACACTATATATATCTACAGAAAATCCCCGCAGTGACATTGCAGATCAATTAACTCGACTGCTAAACAATGCTGGTATACCTATGGCGGAGTCTCCTGCAGAATCAGACTATGTTTTGATTATTCACCAGGAAACTGAGCGGAAACTGACGGTAGCTGTGGACTCTGAAGGCCGGGCCTCAGAGTACGAGCTGATTACCAGTGCAATATACAGTGTACGAACTGCTAGTGGAGAAGTACTCCTTAATAAAGCGCAGGCCGATGTTTACCGAACCTTGGAATGGGATACCGATGAAATTGTCAGTAAGAGTGAAGAGGAAAATACGTTGCGTGCTGAAATGCAACGGGAGCTTATCGGCCGCATTATCGACCGCTTACGACGCATAGACGTGAATGCCTCATTAGAAGACAAGAGCTACTAGGTTAGTTTTATTAATGCGCGTTAACCCCCATCAATTATCACAAAATCTAAAAAAGGGCCTATCACCAATCTTTATTATCACTGGTGATGAGCCCTTAATAGTACAAGAGTGCTGCGATTTAGTTCGCTCAACAGCAAAAAAGCACGGTTTCACCGAGCGAGAACTTATTCACGCAGAACATAATTTTGACTGGAGCACGCTGGTTGCTTCAGCCGGAAATATGTCTCTTTTTGCAGAAAAAAAACTCGTCGAGCTGCGTTTGCCCGGAGGTAAACCGGGGGATAAGGGCAGTAAAGCCCTGCAAGAGTTTGCTTCACTAGCAAGTGAGGATCTTTTGCTTTTACTGGTATTACCGAAACTTGATAAATCACAGCTCAACAGCAAATGGGTCAAGGTCTTAGAACAATCGGGAGTACTGGTTCAGGTATGGCCTGTGACTATTCAGGAAATGCCCCGTTGGATCAACCAGCGCCTTACATCAGCAGGCCTCTCAGCCGAACCCGAAGCAGTACAAATCCTGGCAGAAAGAGTAGAAGGCAACCTGCTTGCCGCAAGCCAGGAGATAGAAAAGCTTAAGCTTTCCAGCCCCGGGCAAGAGATCACCCGGGAAATGATGGAGCATAGTGTTACCAGCTCCGCACGCTACAGTGTCTTTAACCTAATCGATACCGTTTTATCTGGTGACTCAGTTAAGGCTGTCAAAACACTCGACGGATTACGGATTGAAGGTATTGAGCCGCCCATTGTACTTTGGGCCATAGCAAGAGAAATTCGCACCCTTCTCGATATCATGGAAAAACTGGATCAAGGCCAACCTCTTGCAAGGTTAGTCAGGCTACAAAAGCGACAACCACTGATCCAGGGAGCCCTCCACAGACTTAACAAAAGGCAGCTGGAGAGTCTGTTAATTCGTGCACGAGCGATAGATGTTTCTATCAAAGGGGGAAGTGGGCAGCAATCTCCATGGACAGGGCTATTAGAGTTGACTCTCAATTTTTGCGGACAGAGAACCATTTAATCGATCTTACTCTGGATAAAACTCAGTTTCTCTTTTTATATATAAAAAACCGCCCCTTTGGGGCGGTTTTTTCATATCTGAAACTTTTTAGAATCAGTTCTGGGAGATAGTAGCAACGTTGCTGGTACCAACCTGCTCAATGCTAGCCATATTATATGCACTGGACTGATTAACAGTAGCGATATTCTCGTAACCGCCCTGCCCAACATGAGCGGAATGCTCGTAGCCAGTTTGAGCCACAGTAATCAGGTTATCGCCACCAAAGTCTTGGTGAACATCTGCCAGGTTCAAATCTCCCGCCTGATCAATATCTACAGTATTTGCAACACCAGCACTGTAACCATAGGCATAGTTGCTGTTGCCTGTCTGACCAATATTTGCCAGGTTTGCATCGCCATACTGACCGAAGTCAGCACTATTCATGTCACCGGTTTGAACAAGATTAGCAGTGTTATCAAAGCCGGATTGAGCCATATAACCCAAGTTATTGGTCTCATTCTGGGTAATATTGGCAACGTTGTTAGCACCTGATTGGTAACCAAAAGCAGCGTTAGCATCACCTTGCTGCAGGATAGTAGCGGTGTTGCTAATGCCTGATTGAGACAGGTCGAGCAGGTTAATATCACCGTTCTGCATCAGGTTTGCAGTGTTTTCAGCACCTGACTGATAGACAGCACCCACGTTGAAGTCACCTACCTGACCCCCAGCAAAACCATCAAATGAAGAGTACCATGTGCTGTTCCAAACACCGTTATTATCGCCTACCTGGGTGCTGACGAAATAGTTACCATCACCTTCCTGTTGCAGAACACCCATGTTGTCGTTGCCGTCCTGATACATATCGGCATAGCTGAAGTTTGAGTCAGTATACTGATCCAAGTGGATCATATTCTCACTACCAAACTGCGCAGCGTAGGCTCTATTGTAAGAACCGGTCCACTGGTGGATAGTTCCTGAGTTACCTTCCCCATCCTGGTAGGCCATAGCCTCACTGCCCATTTGGTTCGTTTGGCTCGTGTAAGCTATGTTGCGGTTACCAAGTTGGGTTTGATCGATGTAGTTATCATCGGCTGACGCCTGATATGTAGTAGCTACGTTATCATTACCTTCCTGCCACTGATAGGCAGCGTTGTTGTTAGCGGCAGATACCTGGGTAACATCTGCATAGTTATCCTCACCGAGCTGTACCTGATCACCGTAGTTACTATCAGCTACAGCCTGGCCTGCGCTAGCAATCAAAGCAATAGCAGCAGCAAGTGTAATCTTTTTCATCTATCAATCTCCCTCAGAATAAAATTATAAATACAAGTAAAATAGTGCAATGCCTTAATCGTACTGCACCAGTTGCACCGCATGGTCGTCACCGAACTGCGCGACAAAACCAAACAATCCATCACCATTTTGAATAATATTTGCAGAGTTTCCGTAGCCCACCTGGCTGATTAAAGCCACATTGTCTACGCCATTCTGTATCGCTGTAGCTTGGTTGTAGGCTCCCGACTGAGATATCGCAGCATAATTAGAATCGCCTGTCTGATGCACCAACGCCGCATTGGAGTCACCCTCCTGTATCAGGACAGCCTGGTTGTAAAGGCCAGACTGGGTAACTTCAGCAAGGTTGTGATCACCCACTTGTGAAACCTGAGCCAGGTTACCCGTAATAGAATCTTTCCTTAACAGGAGAAGATCCAGAGCTCCCTGCCCTGCAGACAATTCATTGTGGTCATCTAAATCAGAAGCCCAGCAAACCGAAAGCGGTAAAACCAGAAACAGAAATAAAATTGCCGTTACTCGTTTAGCTG
It contains:
- the lnt gene encoding apolipoprotein N-acyltransferase; translation: MRRLFSPLASAVAGGLMTLSLAPFNYWVCGLLSLALFAWILLSAAKGRLLPGRKTFWLALCYGLGLFASGASWVYVSITNFGNSSVPLGLALTGGFVAIMALLLAAPFYFLGRFTDNKFSFALAFAALWFISEWLRSWAFTGFPWLFAGYGHTETWLSGWAPVLSVYGIGLLLAFTGAVLALVVSGRLSPIKRRSHIALLSAALVPWPIGAVLSQVEWTSPMGRLISVGLVQANIPQEKKWLPEFRGETISRYQEGTRVLSDQDVDVIIWPEAALPMLYGQAPNLMQALQRNAESTDIDLITGILYDTRDPAQGGRSIHNSAAVFGRSPSVYHKRHLVPFGEYVPLEDFIRGTIEFFNLPTSFIRSGPDEQSPLNAAGASWAPLICYEIVYPRLVADSALASQILLTISNDAWFGTSIGPLQHMQMAQMRALETGRYLVRGTNTGVTAIVDPKGKIVKELPQFERANMTGDIRAMSGTTPFMLAGISLVFALAVPMLALALFLRRRVEPQSSSPLSGELPD
- a CDS encoding TIGR01777 family oxidoreductase, coding for MHCLISGGTGLIGRLFCQRWLERGNTVTVLSRTPDKVRDLCGESASACRDPSEVNQPVNIVVNLAGAPISRRWTERYRTEIRSSRLETTEKLVRWTLSQRDKPTYFLSGSAIGYYGNRGGELLKENSAPGGGFAAQLCRDWEAATTPLHHSGVKVGIIRTAIVLSMRGGALPQMLPPFRLGLGGPMGSGEHWMSWIHEEDEVGLMLHAIDNQLSGPFNGSAPEPVTNNSFARILAKELHRPAVFRSPAWALKMAFGEMADELLLASDRVEPCMALETGYTFQFPTLEQALSDLLKGDGAATKASA
- a CDS encoding YdcF family protein, translated to MNGLYTAAATLLMPPAAPLLGLLVAFLLRFSTTGSLLEKCSLPLAVISFCVLWLGATPAFSSWLGNRLGKAPDQPYLRPEAVVILGAGRYRDRYSSKERLSAASLERVVGAVKQAPEELPILVSGGRVHPGEQLAESELMAALLEGKFSTPVTWRDDCSRTTAENAVNSADILRSADVKSVLLATHWWHMPRAAEIFSRAGLQVQPLPIGSAGELMARAQSGLGRWLPNAVSQLRTQVYWREVLARVWYRWNPLPPIRDC
- the leuS gene encoding leucine--tRNA ligase, which produces MEEQYNPSAVEASAQEFWEAEKSFEVKEDAGREKFYCLSMFPYPSGKLHMGHVRNYTITDVITRYQRMQGKNVLHPMGWDAFGLPAENAAIQNKTAPAKWTYANIEYMKGQLKALGFGFDWSRELATCQPSYYRWEQWFFTRLYEKGLVYKKNSAVNWCPHDQTVLANEQVEDGACWRCGTTVERRELAQWFIKITDYAEELLEDLDKLPEWPEQVRTMQRNWIGKSRGVELSFALPRPVAGMNHFDVYTTRPDTLMGVTYVSLAAEHPIALELAESNPELKGFIAECKKQSLSEADMATMDKKGMDTGLKAIHPISGEEVSIWVANYVLMDYGSGAVMAVPAHDQRDWEFAQKYQLPVTQVIGAADGEPVDLEKEAYTDKGKLVNSGSFDGLDFDGAFTAISEALIAAGKGRVKTNYRLRDWGVSRQRYWGAPIPMFNLADGGEIPVPADKLPILLPEDVELDGVQSPIKADPEWRKDVLNGTPVERETDTFDTFMESSWYYARYTCPDFEEGMLDPDRANYWLPVDQYVGGIEHAILHLLYARFFHKLMRDEGLVNSDEPFKQLLCQGMVLAESFYKEEHGHKTWINPADVDVERDDKGKPTKAIERATGEEIIAGGVVKMSKSKNNGIDPHAAVEEYGADTVRLFTMFAAPPEQTLEWHDAGVEGASRFLRKLWKTVHAHIAAGSSEAQIDQQSLNDKQQQLRRKTHETIQKVGDDYGRRQTFNTAIAAVMELLNEIGKLADRNSGQGLAVEREALQAAVLLLAPVTPHICHQLWQVLGNISALIDAPWPAVDEKALVRTSITLVVQVNGKVRAKLDAPADADKESLEKLALADENVQKFIGEATVRKVIVVPGKLVNIVAK
- the lptE gene encoding LPS assembly lipoprotein LptE; the protein is MKTIASRVFIFLLAITIAGCGWHLRGAPKNFPPGSTLYISTENPRSDIADQLTRLLNNAGIPMAESPAESDYVLIIHQETERKLTVAVDSEGRASEYELITSAIYSVRTASGEVLLNKAQADVYRTLEWDTDEIVSKSEEENTLRAEMQRELIGRIIDRLRRIDVNASLEDKSY
- the holA gene encoding DNA polymerase III subunit delta: MRVNPHQLSQNLKKGLSPIFIITGDEPLIVQECCDLVRSTAKKHGFTERELIHAEHNFDWSTLVASAGNMSLFAEKKLVELRLPGGKPGDKGSKALQEFASLASEDLLLLLVLPKLDKSQLNSKWVKVLEQSGVLVQVWPVTIQEMPRWINQRLTSAGLSAEPEAVQILAERVEGNLLAASQEIEKLKLSSPGQEITREMMEHSVTSSARYSVFNLIDTVLSGDSVKAVKTLDGLRIEGIEPPIVLWAIAREIRTLLDIMEKLDQGQPLARLVRLQKRQPLIQGALHRLNKRQLESLLIRARAIDVSIKGGSGQQSPWTGLLELTLNFCGQRTI